A window of Macrobrachium rosenbergii isolate ZJJX-2024 chromosome 15, ASM4041242v1, whole genome shotgun sequence contains these coding sequences:
- the Ahcy gene encoding adenosylhomocysteinase, whose amino-acid sequence MSSKPAYKVADINLADFGRKEIIMAEKEMPGLMSLRQKYGTLKPLKGARIAGCLHMTIQTAVLIETLTELGAEVQWSSCNIFSTQDHAAAAIAKTGVPVYAWKGETDEEYIWCIEQTLIFSGDRPLNMILDDGGDLTNLVHEKYPQYLPEIKGLSEETTTGVHNLYKMMREGKLKVPAFNVNDSVTKSKFDNLYGCRESLTDGIKRATDIMLAGKTCVVAGYGDVGKGSAQSLRAFGSRVLITEIDPINALQAACEGYQVTTMEDAIKQGASIFVTTTGCRDIITGDHFLAMKDDSIVCNIGHFDIEIDVKWLDENCVEKVNIKPQVDRYLLKSGNHVILLAEGRLVNLGCAMGHPSFVMSNSFTNQVIAQIELWTKAGQYPVGVHFLPKKLDEEVARLHLDHLGVKLTKLTANQSEYLGLPVEGPFKPDHYRY is encoded by the exons ATGAGTTCGAAGCCCGCTTACAAAGTTG ctgacATCAATCTGGCCGATTTTGGCCGTAAGGAGATCATTATGGCCGAAAAAGAGATGCCCGGGCTGATGAGCCTTCGTCAGAAATATGGAACTCTGAAGCCTCTGAAAGGAGCCCGTATTGCAGGGTGTCTTCACATGACAATTCAGACTGCTGTTCTTATTGAAACCCtg aCTGAACTTGGTGCTGAAGTGCAGTGGTCTTCATGTAATATCTTCAGTACACAAGATCATGCTGCTGCAGCTATTGCCAAGACAGGCGTGCCAGTTTATGCTTGGAAGGGAGAAACTGATGAAGAGTACATCTGGTGTATCGAACAGACGCTGATTTTCTCCGGTGATAGG ccCCTGAATATGATCCTTGATGATGGTGGTGACCTGACCAACCTTGTCCATGAAAAATACCCTCAGTACCTGCCTGAAATCAAGGGTCTTTCAGAAGAGACAACCACTGGTGTTCACAATCTGTACAAGATGATGCGTGAGGGCAAATTGAAAGTCCCTGCCTTTAATGTCAATGACTCAGTTACCAAG AGCAAATTCGATAACCTGTATGGATGCCGAGAATCTCTCACTGATGGCATTAAGCGGGCAACAGATATCATGTTGGCTGGTAAGACTTGTGTTGTAGCAGGATATGGTGATGTTGGCAAAGGGTCTGCCCAGTCACTCAGGGCTTTTGGCTCCCGTGTCTTGATCACAGAAATTGATCCAATCAATGCTCTCCAAGCAGCATGTGAAGGTTACCAG GTAACGACAATGGAAGATGCCATTAAGCAGGGAGCATCCATCTTTGTAACCACCACCGGGTGTCGTGACATCATTACTGGGGATCATTTCCTGGCCATGAAAGACGATTCAATTGTTTGCAACATTGGTCATTTTGATATTGAGATTGATGTCAAATGGCTGGATGAGAACTGTGTTGAGAAAGTTAACATTAAGCCCCAGGTTGACCGCTACCTACTCAAATCCGGAAATCACGTCATTCTGCTGGCTGAAGGTCGTCTTGTAAACCTTGGATGTGCTATGGGTCAcccatcttttgttatgtctaATTCATTCACCAATCAAGTCATTGCCCAGATTGAATTGTGGACCAAGGCTGGCCAGTATCCAGTTGGCGTTCACTTCTTGCCAAAGAAATTAGATGAAGAAGTGGCTCGCCTTCACCTTGATCACTTGGGTGTTAAATTGACGAAACTTACTGCTAACCAGAGTGAATATTTAGGCTTGCCTGTTGAAGGACCATTCAAACCAGATCACTATCGGTATTAA